The following are from one region of the Streptococcus sp. 1643 genome:
- a CDS encoding helix-turn-helix transcriptional regulator, giving the protein MKNRIKTLRQEHGKTQEQLANEIGVKKLTISRWENAENVSLKQDKAQQLADIFGVSVSYLLGYEDNFVESVKELSQKDGSDEAFLKAFRAYYELKMADGTENLLTLKGEDFLNRYREEILKSLIPNFNELNKHDIEEYLSDDKIINEAEQKLNDFLFTLGTLNPQEVQLLVNFIFLSEEDKQIVLNLLKSLSDK; this is encoded by the coding sequence ATGAAAAATCGCATTAAGACTCTTAGACAAGAGCACGGAAAAACACAAGAACAATTAGCTAACGAAATCGGAGTAAAAAAATTAACAATATCTAGATGGGAAAATGCTGAAAATGTTTCTCTGAAGCAAGATAAAGCTCAACAATTAGCAGATATATTTGGAGTAAGTGTTTCTTATTTATTAGGCTATGAAGATAATTTTGTTGAATCAGTAAAAGAGCTTAGTCAAAAAGATGGTTCAGATGAAGCCTTTTTAAAAGCTTTTAGAGCATACTATGAATTAAAAATGGCTGATGGTACTGAAAATCTATTAACTTTAAAAGGGGAAGATTTTCTAAATAGGTATCGTGAAGAAATTTTAAAAAGCCTCATTCCAAATTTTAATGAGTTAAACAAGCATGACATAGAAGAATACTTATCAGATGATAAGATTATTAATGAAGCCGAGCAAAAACTTAATGATTTTCTATTTACTCTTGGAACATTAAACCCTCAAGAGGTTCAATTATTGGTAAACTTCATCTTTCTATCTGAAGAAGATAAACAGATTGTGTTAAACCTATTAAAATCGTTGTCAGATAAATAA
- a CDS encoding DUF4177 domain-containing protein: protein MGFFDTVKQEGSFSTASGVNGLHYVVLQVTLKEKFFGTGSGNLTELEDVINKQASKGYRLHTITTANGGSKGLGGGDRIQATMVFEKII from the coding sequence ATGGGATTTTTTGACACTGTAAAACAAGAAGGTAGTTTTTCTACTGCATCTGGAGTAAATGGACTACACTACGTTGTCCTCCAGGTAACTTTGAAAGAAAAGTTTTTCGGTACTGGATCAGGAAACCTTACAGAATTAGAAGATGTTATCAATAAACAAGCTTCAAAAGGTTATCGCCTGCATACCATCACAACCGCCAATGGTGGAAGCAAAGGACTAGGCGGTGGTGACCGTATTCAAGCCACAATGGTTTTTGAGAAGATTATCTAA
- a CDS encoding DUF1828 domain-containing protein translates to MNKSNTLKKVYFDWLMKEYRFADLDNHTVEISTPFLDNDFDHIILYAEFLNNGRVTLTDDGWTINNLKSHGVNLNGRTLHKNNILNTIVSSLGTELNNNELCITTSLEKFPLAKQRLLQTIMQVNDMIVLKDKNVKNIFHDEVEEILRKREVFFTSRTSFSGKEGITVQFDFTIPTRKNEKLIRTISNGNDLNRAKLLAMDTRILQNHKHNAEYVALIDDTSHKFEKMVETKAIFEENTKAKILLLPHTKFLEEEDILTNFA, encoded by the coding sequence ATGAATAAGTCCAACACATTGAAAAAAGTATACTTCGACTGGCTTATGAAAGAGTATCGCTTCGCTGACCTTGACAATCATACTGTTGAAATCAGTACTCCTTTTTTAGATAACGATTTTGACCATATTATTCTATATGCTGAATTCTTGAACAATGGTCGAGTTACCTTAACAGATGACGGCTGGACTATCAACAACCTAAAAAGTCACGGCGTAAATTTAAACGGCCGAACCTTACATAAAAACAATATTCTAAACACAATTGTGAGTAGTCTAGGCACTGAGTTAAATAATAATGAACTTTGTATAACTACTAGCTTGGAAAAATTTCCTCTAGCTAAACAACGTCTTCTTCAAACAATCATGCAAGTAAATGATATGATTGTATTAAAAGATAAAAATGTAAAGAATATTTTCCATGATGAAGTCGAGGAAATTTTAAGAAAAAGAGAAGTATTTTTTACAAGCAGAACTTCGTTTTCTGGTAAAGAAGGAATTACAGTTCAATTTGATTTTACAATCCCTACACGAAAAAATGAAAAATTGATTAGAACTATTTCAAATGGTAATGATCTTAACAGAGCAAAATTACTTGCAATGGATACTAGAATTCTCCAAAATCATAAACATAATGCAGAATATGTTGCACTTATTGATGACACAAGTCATAAGTTTGAAAAAATGGTAGAAACAAAGGCAATCTTTGAAGAAAATACCAAAGCAAAAATTTTACTGTTGCCTCATACTAAATTTTTAGAAGAAGAAGACATATTGACAAACTTCGCTTAA
- a CDS encoding site-specific integrase: MKITQHTKKDGSAVYRSSIYLGIDSVTGKKVKTTISARTKKELKNKATQAKVEFEKNGSTRKQRSHITTYSELVDLFWQTYQHTIKTNTQIKIKGCLNNYLLPSFGTYKLDKLTPVIIQTQVNKWADEYNQDGTGYKEYNHLHALNKRILQYGVSIQTLDNNPARDVVIPRKITRDKQEIKYFQDQELKNFLSYLDNLENTFVNFYDTVLYKTLLATGLRIRECLALEWSDIDLQNGTIDINKTLNILNQVNSPKTKSSYRVLDIDHKTVLMLRLYRARQAENGRNIGLTYEKVFSDSFDNYVNTRKVDYRLHKHLKNANCTDLGFHAFRHTHASILLNAGLPYKEIQTRLGHAKISVTMDTYSHLSKENQKRAVSFFETALEKIKSS, translated from the coding sequence ATGAAAATTACACAACACACGAAAAAAGACGGATCAGCAGTCTACCGCTCTAGTATCTATCTTGGCATTGATTCTGTGACTGGAAAAAAGGTCAAGACTACCATATCAGCACGAACAAAAAAAGAACTCAAAAACAAAGCCACCCAGGCTAAGGTAGAATTTGAGAAAAACGGCTCTACACGAAAACAACGCTCACATATAACAACCTATAGCGAACTTGTGGACTTGTTTTGGCAAACCTACCAGCATACCATAAAGACTAATACGCAGATAAAGATAAAAGGCTGCTTAAATAACTACCTCTTACCCTCATTTGGTACTTACAAACTAGATAAACTTACCCCTGTTATTATCCAAACTCAGGTAAATAAGTGGGCAGATGAGTACAATCAGGACGGAACGGGATATAAAGAATACAATCACCTTCACGCCTTAAATAAACGTATTCTACAGTATGGAGTTTCTATCCAGACATTGGATAATAACCCTGCTCGTGATGTTGTCATTCCTAGAAAGATAACTAGAGATAAACAAGAAATTAAATACTTTCAAGATCAGGAACTTAAAAACTTCCTCTCCTATCTCGATAACCTGGAGAATACCTTTGTCAATTTCTATGATACTGTGCTTTATAAAACGCTCCTAGCTACTGGACTGCGCATCCGTGAATGTCTGGCCCTGGAATGGTCTGATATTGACCTGCAGAACGGAACGATTGATATTAACAAAACACTCAATATTTTAAATCAGGTAAACAGTCCTAAGACAAAATCAAGCTATAGAGTTTTAGATATCGATCATAAAACAGTACTCATGCTTCGTCTCTACCGAGCAAGACAAGCAGAAAACGGTAGAAACATTGGCTTAACCTATGAGAAAGTATTCTCTGATAGCTTTGACAACTATGTCAATACTCGAAAGGTTGATTATCGCCTACATAAGCACTTAAAAAACGCTAACTGTACTGATTTAGGCTTTCATGCTTTCCGCCATACTCACGCTAGTATCTTGCTTAATGCTGGCCTGCCATACAAGGAAATACAGACACGGCTTGGCCATGCAAAAATATCTGTAACTATGGATACTTACAGCCATTTATCAAAAGAAAACCAAAAAAGAGCAGTCTCATTCTTTGAAACTGCCCTCGAAAAAATAAAAAGTTCTTAA
- a CDS encoding Spy0128 family protein, which produces MKKRTSKLFHGLMALLLVVSVFLPALRLNGVVSAAEKTESEYTLTTEPTINTNRLVDHAKYGEGKFYLKTTYAFPDNVTLKNGDFMVYHVPNEFKIEVDSTTDLKAPNGETIATLTTEKATNTAKITVTNEEYFKKFNENKQIVASFTVVWADHVEKNKEYEINIPGAGVYHLTRIVPDVDPTGFTKWGVQDSDDPNYVNWRIRVNRYAKSYTGVNIQDTIPDGQVLASEITGYYFPDWENGYGRTKLDSAHVQVTDKNHFSITPNGDGTLDHKGLYIMYRTRLTKPVNPVTKRVLNNVTVTTNEEAQPIEFEGFAPITTTDGIGVGAKSDEVALEVTKKLNGKTLEKDAFSFQLLDDKGNILQTVKNDENGKVKFEAIKYKEAGTFKYTIKEVNDNKPGYTYDANVLKATVTVEDVLGEKLASVKFEDSKKEFTNSYAAKEAKLQLEAKKVLNGKALEAGKFEFELKEKESDKVVATAKNAADGKIQFPELTLTEEKTYTYTISEKAGDVAGVEYDPNAYEVNVVVKDNGQGQLVATPDAENITFTNTYKAAETSATIKAKKVLNGKELVADAYTFELKEKDTDKVVATAKNAASGEVVFNVNYTEAGEHTYTITEKAGTESGVTYSTESYTVKVNVVDNGQGQLVATVENPDAERVFTNTYKAPVPPAPTATSATLEFTKELTGRALVDGEFQFELYEDTNKLDTKTNQAGKVTFNVINYDAEGVHTYTVKEVNAGATGITYDTEKTVKVTVTKDAATNALKAAVEYPAGSVFKNTYTPDPAPTPDPQPTPDPTPTPDPTPTPDPQPTPDPTPTPDPTPTPDPTPTPDPAPTPDPAPTPDPAPTPDPAPTPDPAPTPDPTPTPDPTPTPDPTPTPDPTPTPDPTPTPDPTPTPDPAPTPDPAPTPDPQPTPPVTEEKGQAELPNTGEATSILSAIGFVVLALSGLVFFVKRKA; this is translated from the coding sequence GTGAAAAAGAGAACTAGTAAACTCTTTCATGGCTTGATGGCCTTGCTACTGGTTGTGTCAGTCTTTTTGCCTGCGCTAAGACTTAATGGCGTTGTTAGTGCTGCCGAAAAAACTGAGTCAGAGTACACTTTGACTACAGAACCGACGATTAATACGAACCGATTAGTCGATCATGCCAAATATGGTGAAGGTAAGTTCTATCTTAAAACAACTTACGCATTCCCAGATAATGTAACTCTGAAAAACGGTGATTTCATGGTTTATCACGTTCCAAATGAGTTTAAAATCGAAGTAGATTCTACTACAGATTTAAAAGCTCCGAACGGTGAAACGATTGCAACACTGACAACAGAGAAGGCAACGAATACTGCTAAGATTACAGTAACAAACGAAGAGTACTTTAAGAAGTTTAATGAGAACAAACAAATTGTTGCATCATTTACTGTGGTATGGGCAGACCATGTTGAAAAGAATAAGGAATATGAAATCAACATTCCTGGTGCAGGAGTTTATCATCTGACTCGTATCGTTCCAGACGTTGACCCAACTGGATTTACTAAATGGGGAGTTCAAGACTCAGACGATCCTAACTATGTAAACTGGCGTATCCGTGTTAACCGCTATGCAAAATCTTACACTGGTGTAAATATCCAAGATACTATTCCTGATGGACAAGTTCTTGCAAGTGAAATCACTGGTTACTACTTCCCAGACTGGGAAAATGGTTACGGAAGAACAAAATTGGATAGTGCTCATGTCCAAGTAACAGATAAGAACCATTTCTCAATTACACCTAATGGTGATGGAACCTTAGATCATAAAGGGCTTTATATCATGTATCGTACTCGTTTGACTAAACCAGTCAATCCAGTTACTAAACGTGTATTGAACAATGTAACTGTCACTACAAACGAGGAAGCCCAACCAATAGAATTTGAAGGTTTTGCACCAATTACAACTACTGACGGTATTGGTGTAGGTGCCAAATCGGATGAGGTTGCTCTAGAAGTGACTAAGAAACTTAATGGTAAAACTCTTGAAAAAGATGCATTTAGTTTCCAACTTCTAGATGACAAAGGTAATATTTTACAAACTGTCAAAAATGATGAGAATGGTAAAGTGAAGTTCGAGGCAATCAAATACAAAGAAGCAGGAACTTTTAAATATACCATTAAAGAAGTTAATGATAACAAACCTGGATACACTTATGATGCGAACGTCCTTAAAGCGACTGTAACAGTAGAAGATGTTTTGGGTGAAAAATTAGCGAGCGTCAAATTTGAAGATTCTAAGAAAGAATTTACAAACTCATACGCGGCTAAAGAAGCAAAACTTCAACTTGAAGCTAAGAAAGTCTTGAACGGTAAAGCCCTTGAAGCTGGAAAATTTGAATTTGAGTTGAAAGAAAAAGAAAGTGACAAAGTCGTTGCGACAGCTAAAAACGCTGCAGACGGTAAGATTCAATTCCCAGAACTTACACTCACAGAAGAAAAAACTTATACATACACTATCTCTGAAAAAGCAGGTGATGTAGCCGGAGTTGAATACGATCCGAATGCTTATGAAGTAAATGTAGTCGTTAAAGATAACGGCCAAGGTCAACTTGTTGCAACACCAGATGCAGAGAACATTACTTTCACCAACACTTATAAAGCAGCTGAAACAAGCGCTACTATCAAAGCTAAGAAAGTCTTGAATGGTAAAGAACTTGTAGCTGATGCTTATACTTTCGAATTGAAAGAAAAAGATACAGATAAAGTTGTAGCTACTGCTAAGAACGCTGCTTCAGGCGAAGTTGTCTTCAACGTCAACTACACAGAAGCAGGCGAGCACACTTACACTATCACTGAAAAAGCAGGAACAGAGTCAGGTGTGACTTACTCAACTGAATCTTACACAGTTAAAGTGAATGTAGTAGATAACGGTCAAGGTCAATTGGTTGCGACTGTAGAAAATCCGGATGCAGAACGTGTCTTCACTAACACTTATAAAGCACCAGTTCCACCGGCTCCAACAGCTACATCAGCAACACTTGAGTTTACGAAAGAATTGACTGGTCGTGCTTTGGTTGATGGTGAATTCCAATTTGAATTGTATGAAGATACAAACAAACTGGATACAAAAACAAACCAAGCTGGAAAAGTAACGTTTAATGTAATCAACTATGATGCAGAAGGTGTTCATACTTATACTGTAAAAGAAGTGAATGCTGGAGCAACTGGTATTACTTACGATACAGAAAAGACTGTAAAAGTAACAGTAACCAAAGATGCAGCAACAAACGCCTTGAAGGCGGCTGTTGAATACCCAGCAGGTAGTGTCTTTAAGAACACCTACACGCCAGACCCAGCACCAACGCCAGATCCACAACCAACACCGGATCCAACACCAACACCGGATCCAACACCAACGCCAGATCCACAACCAACACCGGATCCAACACCAACACCGGATCCAACACCAACTCCAGATCCAACACCAACTCCAGATCCAGCACCAACTCCAGATCCAGCACCAACTCCAGATCCAGCACCAACTCCAGATCCAGCACCAACTCCAGATCCAGCACCAACGCCAGATCCAACACCAACGCCAGATCCAACACCAACACCGGATCCAACACCAACGCCAGATCCAACACCAACACCGGATCCAACACCAACGCCAGATCCAACACCAACACCGGATCCAGCACCAACGCCAGATCCAGCACCAACGCCAGATCCACAACCAACACCTCCAGTAACTGAGGAAAAAGGTCAAGCTGAACTTCCAAACACAGGTGAAGCAACCTCTATCCTTTCTGCAATTGGATTTGTAGTATTGGCATTGAGCGGATTGGTATTCTTCGTAAAACGTAAAGCTTAG
- a CDS encoding ABC transporter ATP-binding protein, whose protein sequence is MTEIRLEHVSYAYGDEKILEDINLQVTSGEVVSILGPSGVGKTTLFNLIAGILEVQSGRIVLDGEENPKGRVSYMLQKDLLLEHKTVLGNIILPLLIQKVDKAEAIARADDILATFQLTAIRDKYPHELSGGMRQRVALLRTYLFGHKLFLLDEAFSALDEMTKMELHAWYLEIHKQLQLTTLIITHSIEEALNLSDRIYILKNRPGQIVSEIKLDWSGDEDKEVQKIAYKRQILAELGLNT, encoded by the coding sequence ATGACAGAAATTAGACTTGAACATGTAAGTTATGCCTATGGCGATGAAAAGATTTTAGAGGACATCAACCTGCAGGTGACGTCAGGTGAAGTAGTTTCTATCCTGGGACCTAGTGGTGTTGGAAAAACCACTCTCTTTAACCTAATCGCTGGGATTTTAGAAGTTCAGTCAGGGAGAATTGTCCTTGATGGCGAGGAGAATCCCAAGGGGCGCGTGAGTTATATGTTGCAAAAGGATCTACTCTTGGAGCACAAGACAGTGCTTGGCAATATCATCTTACCCCTCTTGATTCAAAAGGTGGATAAAGCAGAGGCTATTGCCCGAGCGGACGACATTCTTGCGACCTTCCAGCTGACTGCTATACGGGATAAGTATCCTCATGAACTTAGTGGTGGAATGCGCCAACGTGTAGCCTTGCTCCGGACCTACCTTTTCGGGCACAAGCTCTTTCTTCTTGACGAAGCCTTTAGTGCCTTGGATGAGATGACCAAGATGGAACTCCACGCTTGGTATCTGGAGATTCACAAACAGCTGCAGCTGACGACCTTGATCATCACGCATAGCATCGAAGAGGCCCTCAATCTCAGCGACCGCATCTATATCTTGAAAAATCGTCCTGGGCAAATTGTTTCAGAAATTAAACTAGATTGGTCTGGAGACGAGGACAAGGAAGTCCAAAAGATTGCCTACAAACGGCAAATATTAGCAGAATTGGGATTAAATACGTAG
- a CDS encoding ABC transporter substrate-binding protein: MKKTWKVFLTLVTALVAVVMVACGQGNASKDNKEAELKKIDFILDWTPNTNHTGLYVAKEKGYFKEAGVDVDLKLPPEESSSDLVINGKAPFAIYFQDYMAKKLEKGAGITAVAAIVEHNTSGIISRKSDNVSSPKDLVGKKYGTWNDPTELAMLKTLVESQGGDFEKVEKVPNNDSNSITPIANGVFDTAWIYYGWDGILAKSQGVDANFMYLKDYVKEFDYYSPVIIANNDYLKDNKEEARKVIQAIKKGYQYAMEHPEEAADILIKNAPELKEKRDFVIESQKYLSKEYASDKEKWGQFDAARWNAFYKWDKENGILKEDLTDKGFTNEFVK, encoded by the coding sequence ATGAAGAAAACATGGAAAGTGTTTTTAACGCTTGTAACAGCTCTTGTAGCTGTCGTGATGGTAGCTTGTGGTCAAGGAAATGCTTCTAAGGACAACAAAGAAGCAGAACTCAAGAAGATTGACTTTATCCTAGACTGGACGCCAAATACTAACCACACAGGGCTTTATGTTGCCAAGGAAAAAGGTTATTTCAAAGAAGCTGGAGTGGATGTTGATTTGAAATTGCCACCTGAAGAAAGTTCTTCTGACCTGGTTATCAATGGCAAGGCGCCGTTTGCTATCTATTTCCAAGACTACATGGCTAAGAAATTGGAAAAAGGGGCAGGAATCACTGCCGTTGCCGCTATCGTTGAGCACAATACATCTGGAATCATCTCACGTAAATCTGACAATGTCAGCAGTCCAAAGGACTTAGTTGGGAAGAAATACGGAACCTGGAATGACCCAACGGAGCTTGCTATGTTGAAAACCTTGGTAGAATCACAAGGCGGAGACTTTGAGAAGGTTGAAAAAGTACCAAACAACGACTCAAACTCTATCACACCAATTGCCAATGGCGTTTTTGACACTGCTTGGATTTACTACGGTTGGGATGGTATCCTTGCCAAATCGCAAGGTGTAGACGCCAACTTCATGTACTTGAAAGACTATGTCAAGGAGTTTGACTACTACTCACCAGTTATCATCGCAAACAACGACTATCTAAAAGACAACAAAGAAGAAGCTCGCAAAGTCATCCAAGCTATTAAAAAAGGCTACCAATATGCTATGGAACACCCAGAAGAAGCTGCAGATATTCTCATCAAGAATGCACCTGAACTCAAGGAAAAACGTGACTTTGTCATCGAATCTCAAAAATACTTGTCAAAAGAATATGCAAGCGACAAGGAAAAATGGGGACAATTTGATGCTGCTCGCTGGAATGCCTTCTACAAATGGGACAAAGAAAATGGTATCCTTAAAGAAGACTTGACAGACAAAGGCTTCACTAATGAATTTGTAAAATAA
- a CDS encoding ABC transporter permease codes for MRNLKSMMRRHTSLLGFLGVLSIWQLAGIFKLLPKFILPTPFEILQAFARDREFLWHHSWATLRVALLGLVLGVLIACMMAVLMDSLTWLNDLIYPMMVVVQTIPTIAIAPILVLWLGYGILPKIVLIILTTTFPIIVSILDGFRHCDKDMLTLFSLMRAKPWQILWHFKIPVSLPYFYAGLRVSVSYAFITTVVSEWLGGFEGLGVYMIQSKKLFQYDTMFAIIILVSIISLLGMKLVDVSEKYVIKWKRS; via the coding sequence ATGAGAAACTTGAAAAGTATGATGAGACGACACACTAGTCTATTGGGTTTTCTAGGAGTCTTGTCAATCTGGCAGTTAGCAGGAATATTCAAACTTTTACCCAAGTTTATCCTGCCAACTCCTTTTGAAATTCTCCAGGCCTTTGCTCGTGACAGAGAATTTCTCTGGCACCATAGCTGGGCGACCTTGAGAGTGGCTTTGCTAGGTCTAGTCTTGGGAGTCTTGATTGCCTGTATGATGGCGGTGCTTATGGACAGTCTGACTTGGCTCAATGATCTTATCTACCCTATGATGGTGGTTGTTCAGACCATTCCGACCATTGCTATAGCCCCTATCCTGGTCTTGTGGCTAGGCTATGGAATTTTGCCCAAGATTGTCTTGATTATCCTGACGACAACCTTCCCTATCATCGTCAGCATTTTGGATGGTTTTAGGCATTGTGACAAGGATATGCTGACCTTGTTTAGTCTGATGCGGGCCAAACCTTGGCAAATCCTGTGGCATTTTAAAATCCCGGTTAGCCTGCCTTACTTTTATGCAGGTCTGAGAGTCAGTGTCTCCTACGCCTTTATCACAACAGTGGTATCTGAGTGGTTGGGAGGCTTTGAAGGACTAGGTGTCTACATGATTCAGTCCAAGAAACTGTTTCAGTATGATACCATGTTTGCCATTATTATTCTGGTGTCGATTATCAGCCTTTTGGGTATGAAATTGGTCGATGTTAGTGAAAAATATGTGATTAAATGGAAACGTTCATAG
- a CDS encoding thiamine-binding protein yields the protein MKASIALQVLPLSQGIDRIAIIDQVIAYLQAQSVTMVVTPFETVLEGELDELMRILKEALEVAGQEADNVFANVKINVGEILSIDEKLEKYDETTH from the coding sequence ATGAAAGCAAGCATTGCCTTGCAAGTCTTGCCCCTATCACAGGGGATTGATCGAATTGCTATTATCGATCAAGTGATTGCTTATCTGCAAGCTCAGTCCGTGACCATGGTGGTGACACCCTTTGAAACGGTCTTGGAAGGGGAGTTGGATGAGCTCATGCGTATTCTTAAAGAAGCGCTAGAAGTGGCAGGGCAGGAGGCAGATAATGTCTTTGCCAATGTCAAAATAAATGTAGGAGAGATTTTAAGCATCGATGAGAAACTTGAAAAGTATGATGAGACGACACACTAG